The following are from one region of the Pseudomonadota bacterium genome:
- a CDS encoding IS630 family transposase, which yields LERRIGDREVLCRELAAWERTRNRQGARIEWLFTVDKARRKLGRIYPAPTQTQHLAA from the coding sequence TCTCGAAAGACGGATCGGGGACCGTGAAGTCCTCTGCCGCGAGCTCGCAGCCTGGGAACGCACCCGCAACCGTCAGGGCGCCCGCATCGAGTGGCTCTTTACTGTCGACAAGGCGCGCAGGAAGCTGGGTCGCATCTACCCCGCCCCCACCCAGACTCAGCACCTCGCCGCCTGA